A genomic segment from Salvelinus alpinus chromosome 8, SLU_Salpinus.1, whole genome shotgun sequence encodes:
- the LOC139583788 gene encoding C-C chemokine receptor type 9-like gives MEWPLFTALPTDETLSGDYTDDYGTFTETPGGLCDKSWVREFRGLYEPPLFWLIFVLGAVGNLMVVFIFTTVRHRLKTMTDVYLLNLAVADLLFLGTLPFWAADATKGWMFGLSLCKLLSAIYKINFFSSMLLLTCISVDRYVAIVQVTKAHNQKNKRLSVSKLTCLAVWIISGLLALPELIFAQVKPDRRGNSFCVLVYPNNLFNRTKILVLVLQICVGFCLPLLVMVLCYSVIIRTLLQAKSFEKHKALRVIFAVVAVFVLSQLPYNGLLVVDAMQAADTTITDCAVLEHFDVAGQIAKSLAYTHACINPFLYVFIGVRFQKDLLRLLKLCTCGLSQGGVSKLQAVPKRPSVMSDTETTCALAL, from the exons ATGGAGTGGCCATTATTCACTGCACTCCCAACTGATGAAACT CTTTCTGGAGATTACACAGACGACTATGGGACCTTCACTGAGACCCCAGGGGGGCTATGTGACAAGAGCTGGGTGAGGGAGTTTCGGGGTCTCTACGAACCCCCGCTGTTCTGGCTCATCTTCGTCTTGGGCGCTGTGGGCAACCTGATGGTGGTCTTCATCTTTACCACGGTGCGCCACCGCCTCAAGACCATGACGGACGTCTACCTACTCAACCTGGCTGTGGCCGACCTTCTCTTCCTGGGCACGCTGCCTTTCTGGGCCGCCGACGCCACCAAGGGCTGGATGTTCGGCCTGAGCCTCTGTAAGCTCCTCTCGGCCATCTACAAGATCAACTTCTTCAGCAGCATGCTGCTGCTCACATGTATCAGCGTGGACCGCTATGTGGCTATCGTCCAGGTTACCAAGGCCCACAACCAGAAGAACAAGAGGCTGTCTGTCAGCAAGCTGACCTGCCTAGCTGTCTGGATCATCTCAGGTCTCCTGGCACTGCCTGAGTTAATCTTCGCCCAAGTCAAGCCTGACCGTAGGGGGAATTCCTTCTGTGTCTTGGTCTACCCAAACAACCTCTTCAATCGCACCAAGATCCTGGTGCTCGTTCTGCAGATCTGTGTGGGTTTTTGCCTGCCGCTGCTGGTCATGGTGCTGTGCTACTCTGTCATCATCCGCACCCTGCTGCAGGCCAAGAGCTTCGAGAAGCACAAGGCACTCAGGGTCATCTTCGCTGTGGTGGCTGTGTTTGTCCTCTCCCAGCTCCCGTACAATGGGCTACTGGTGGTCGACGCCATGCAGGCTGCCGACACCACCATCACGGACTGTGCTGTGTTGGAACATTTCGATGTCGCTGGTCAAATTGCCAAGAGTCTGGCATACACCCACGCCTGCATTAACCCCTTCCTGTATGTGTTCATTGGCGTTCGCTTCCAGAAGGATCTGCTGAGGCTGCTGAAGCTGTGCACCTGCGGCCTGAGCCAAGGAGGTGTCAGTAAGCTGCAGGCCGTCCCCAAACGCCCTTCTGTCATGTCTGACACTGAGACTACCTGTGCCCTCGCCTTGTAA